The Thalassotalea sediminis genome includes the window TTTAAGCATCGTTGAAAATGATTGGTTAGGCTTCTCAATAGAGCAAAATAGGAAAGATTAAAATGGCGGCAAAAGACGTATTATTCGGTAATGACGCACGCGCTAAAATGCTTAGCGGTGTAAATATTTTAGCTGATGCAGTTAAGGTTACTTTAGGACCTAAAGGTCGTAATGTAGTTTTAGATAAATCATTTGGTGGCCCAACAATCACTAAAGATGGTGTTTCAGTTGCCAAAGAAATTGAACTTGAAGATAAGTTCGAAAATATGGGCGCACAAATGGTGAAAGAAGTTGCGTCTAAGGCAAACGATGAAGCGGGCGACGGTACAACAACTGCAACCGTATTAGCACAAGCTATTGTAAATGAAGGTTTAAAGTCAATCGCAGCGGGTATGAATCCAATGGATCTTAAGCGCGGTATAGACAAAGCTGTTATTGCTGCGGTTGAAGAGCTTAAATCACTTTCTACACCTTGTACTGACAATAAAGCGATTGAGCAAGTTGGTACTATTTCAGCAAACTCAGACAAGACAGTTGGTGAAATCATTGCTACAGCAATGGAGCGTGTTGGTGCAGAAGGCGTTATTACTGTTGAAGAAGGTCAAGCGTTGACTGATGAGTTAGACGTTGTTGAAGGTATGCAGTTTGATCGTGGATACTTATCACCTTACTTCATTAACAACCAAGAAAATGGCACGGTTGAATTAGAAAACCCATTCATTCTTTTAGTGGATAAAAAAGTATCAAATATACGCGAATTGCTTCAAACATTAGAAGCAGTTGCTAAAGCAGGTAAGCCTTTATTAATTATTGCTGAAGATGTTGAAGGTGAAGCATTAGCGACATTAGTTGTAAACAACATGCGTGGTATTGTTAAAGTTGCTGCCGTTAAGGCGCCAGGTTTTGGTGATCGCCGCAAAGCAATGCTTCAAGACATCGCTACGTTAACAGCAGGTACAGTAATTTCCGAAGAAATCGGTATGGAGCTTGAAAAAGCGACTTTAGAAGATTTAGGTCAAGCTAAGCGTGTCGTGATATCTAAAGACAATACAACCATTATCGATGGCATTGGCGAAGAAGCTGACATTCAAGCACGTGTTGCTCAAATTCGTGGCCAAATTGAAGAAACATCTTCAGATTATGATAAAGAAAAACTTCAAGAGCGCTTAGCAAAACTTGCTGGTGGTGTTGCGGTCATTAAAGTGGGCGCGGCTACTGAAGTTGAAATGAAAGAGAAAAAAGCACGCGTTGAAGATGCATTACACGCAACGCGCGCAGCGGTTGAAGAAGGTGTTGTAGCTGGTGGTGGTGTTGCCTTGGTTCGTGTTGCTGAGAAAATTAAAGCACTTGAAGGTGATAACGAAGACCAAAATCACGGTATCAATGTAGCATTACGCGCAATGGAGTCGCCATTACGTCAAATCGTGACTAACTGCGGTGATGAAGCTTCTGTAGTACTTAATGAAGTACGTAATGGTGAAGGTAACTATGGTTATAATGCGGGTAACGGTACTTATGGCGATATGTTAGACATGGGGATTCTAGATCCAGCGAAAGTAACACGTTCTGCAATTCAGTTTGCGGCATCTGTTGCTGGCTTAATGTTAACAACTGAAGCGATGATTACTGACGCACCAGTTAAAGATTCTGCACCTGCAATGCCTGATATGGGCGGCATGGGTGGTATGGGTGGCGGTATGCCAGGTATGATGTAATTCATGCTTAATTAAATTGATCTTGACGTTGTTGTCTTTTCGACTCGCATAGTACGAGCTATGCGTTGCTCAACGTCTCTTGTCATTATCAATTTACCCTATGCAGAATATACTGCTTAAAATAGACTAAATAAAAAAACCGCCGAGGCGGTTTTTTTATTCTCTAAAAGAAACGTAGGAAATTATTTGCTATAAGTTTACAGTTGAGACTGTAAGTAGTTCTCTAAACCAAGAGTCTTTATGAGTCGTAATTGTTGTTCTAACCAGAACGCATGATCGCTTTCGGTATCATCAATAAGTGTTTGCAACATATTACGGGTGACAAAATCTTTTTTCTCCTCACAGAGCGCCATTGCGTCTTTTAACGCCTTATCAACGGCAAGTTCTACGTCTAAATCATTGCTTAACATTTGCGGGACATCTTTGCCGATATCAAGACCACTTCTGGTAACCATATCTGGCGTGCCTTCTAAAAAGAGAATACGCTCAATGAGTAAAGACGCGTGTCCTTTTTCGTCGTCAAATTCATGGTCGATGCGTTCAAATAATTTTGTGAAGCCCCAGTCGTGATACATACGTGAATGAATGAAGTATTGATCCATTGCGGCAAGCTCATAAGCTAACAGGCCGTTAAGGGCGTTAATAATCTCTGTATTACCTTTCATGACTCACTCCTTTATAACTGTGCTTGTAAATATTTTTCCAAACCCATATGTTGAATTTGATACGCTTGCGTCTCTAACCAATCTAAATGTTCTTCTTCATAGTCAAGGATCTCAACCAATAGTTCACGGGTGACGAAATCTTTTTCTTGCTCACATAAAGCAATCGCTTGCTTCATTTGTTCAATTTGCGTTAATTGAAATTTGCTATCGCATTGCAACATTTCTTCGGTTTTTTCACCGATAGAAAGTGCACCAAGTTTTTGTAAGTTTGGTAAGCCTTCTAGGAAAAGAATCCGCTCAATCAGTGCATCTGCTTGCTTCATGTCTTTAATAGACTTTTTATAGCAATGCTCATTTAGTTTTGAAAAGCCCCAGTTCTTATACATTCTTGCATGTAAGAAAAATTGGTTAATTGAGGTAAGTTCGGTGGTAAGCACTGCGTTTAGCGTTGTGATTATATTACTTTGACTTTGCATAGATAACGTTCCATTAGCAAGTGGTGGAACAATTATAAGAGTTTAATTGCTTAAGTCAAAAAAATAAGTAAAAACAATGATTTACCAATGAAAACTATTCTTGTTTTTATTACTGTTAGTAATTTTTTATCGTTGTTAAGTGAATGATAAAGAACAATTATTGAGGGAAGTGCTAGCCGACGTCTTGAAAAAGTGATTCATCGATAATGGTATTATCGATAACTTGTTGCGCTGCTTTCACGCAAGAACCACAGTCTTTACCAATATTAAGGTGTTTTTTTAATTCACGCATAGTACCTGCGCCTTTGTTACGCACGACTTCTTGTATATTTTTATCTGTGATGCCATTACAAATGCAAACAAACATAGCGAACCCTTAATGATTATGCGAGTGATAATAGTTCTCATTTGGTCAAAATGCAAACATTATTTTCACTTTTTTAAAGTGAGTGCGGTATATCGTATTTACTAGCTAAAACGGCTTTATTTGAAGACAAAGAATAAAGCCGTTTTGTGAATGTACATACAGGCGCTTGTTTTTAGATTACAATTTAATACACATTTTTTGGTTAATATCCGGTCTAATGGATATACCAAGTAAAGTAGAGGGCAGGACTATGATTAAAGTAAACGTGATAATGTCTACAATTGTTTCGTTTTTGCTTGTTGCACCAAATGCGTTGGCCGGCACAAGTGAAGTAACATGGCAGAACCCAGATAAATACAGAGATGTTTATGCTGGGCAAGAGCATAGAGCTAAATTTAAAAAGCGCGTGTTTAAAGAGTTTGAACAACATTTCGCTAAACTGGCAGAGCAACTTCCCAAAGAACAGACTTTAAAGATTACTGTAACTGATGTTGATTTAGCAGGTGATGTGCATGAAACCATGGATCGTATACGTGTGATCAAAGATATTCATATACCACGTATGAAGTTTTCATATCAGCTAGTGGATGCTTCTGATCACATCCTTCAAGAAGGCTTAGAAAACTTGAAAGATATGAGCTTTATGATGCGAAGTAGTTTACGTTATAACAACACTTTTCTTCATTATGAAAAAGTGATGTTAGACCAATGGTTTGATAATACACTTGCGCAAAAGTAACGCTAATTTTGATGCTTATCTACAATATTGATAAGCATCTTTAAGTCAATTAGTTATTAATCTGCGGTGTATGTTTTCTCAAAGGTACCTAGCACGGCAAAAAGCTGCTCTATTTTCTTTACCAGTGCTATAAGTAATTGCTGATCTTGGTTTTGTTGCCATTTCAGTAAGTCGTCAGCAACCTCTTCAACATAGGGTTGAAAGGTATTGGCATTTGCATTAAAACCCGCATCCTGTTTAAAGATGTTTTCAAAGTTTGCCATTTTCTTTTCACGTAGGTCAGACAGAGTCGCGTCTGCAGCAAGTGACTTTTTAAGAATAATTGAAATATTGTCGATCAGTTGTTTATTGACTGCTTCACTCATAGTATTTTAATCGGTGCTAATGAAAATAGCGCAGTATTATGCCAGTTTTATGGGGGTTTTGTTAGCTTCACCAGCAATTTCCCGCACAACTTTAGGCATTAAAAAGCCAGGTAAGGTTGCCATCATGTTTTTTACTAATGATTGTGCTTGTTGATCGCTAATATTAAAATGAGCAACCCCTTGTACTTTATCAAATAAGTGCAAATAGTATGGCTGAATACCGCAATCAAAAAGCTGCTCACTTAATTGACATAAAGTGTTTACTTCGTCGTTCACGCCTTTTAATAACACACTTTGATTGAATAGCGGTATCCTAGCTTGCCGTAGGGGCTCAATGGCGTTTGCAAATGATTCATCAATTTCATTTGGGTGATTGATATGAAAGACAAAGGTGCTTTTAAGTCGAGAGTTTGCCAACATATCTACTAGCTCAGGTGTTATACGTTGCGGGATAACGACAGGTAATCGACTGTGAATACGTAGCCGTTTTACGTGAGGAATACGCTCGATTTGCGCTATTAACCAATGTAAGTGTTGATCATTAGCCATGAGCGGATCACCACCGCTAAAAATCACTTCGTTAACTTCTTGATGTGCTGTAATGTAATCGAGTGCTTGCTGCCAACGTTGTTTATTTGGGCTGTTATCAGCATAAGGAAAATGACGACGGAAACAGTATCGACAATTAATCGCACAACCCGCTTTTACGATCATCAGTACGCGGTGAGTATATTTATGCAATAAACCCTCGGCAACTGTATCATGTTCTGCCAACGGGTCGGTGCTAAATCCATGAGTGTCAATAAACTCCGCTGATATTGGCATGACTTGTTTTAGTAGGGGATCATCAATGTCACCTTTCACCATTCTTGTAATAAAAGGCTTTGGCACTCGCACTGGAAAAAGCTTACGGGCAGAAAAGTGTGCTTGATAAATGCTAGGGTCAATATCAAGCATTTTTAACAGTACACTCGGGTCTGTCACAACGTCGGCTAACTCTTTTTGCCAAGAAGTGTGCAAATTATCGTGAATATAGGGTATTATTTGCGGCATTTATAATTTCAATCTCTCGAAAGTAAAGCGAGTATTTATGGCTTCATTCAGTACTAACCAATTTAAAGCCGGTCTTAAATTAATGATCGACGGCGAACCTTGTAACATTTTAGAAAATGAAATCGTTAAGCCGGGTAAAGGCCAAGCATTTAACCGTGTAAAAATCCGTAAGTTAATCTCTGGCAAAGTGCTAGAAAAAACCTTTAAATCAGGTGAATCTGTAGAAGGCGCTGATGTAATGGATTCAGAGCTTGGTTATTTATATGCCGATGGCGAATTCTGGCATTTTATGAATAATGACACCTTTGAGCAAGTTGCAGCTGACGAAAAAGCGGTTGGCGATAATGTAAAATGGCTGTCAGAAGGTGATTTATGTACGATTACTTTTTGGGATGGTAACCCAATTTCTGTGTCGCCTCCTAACTTTGTTGAGTTAGAAATAACAGAAACTGATCCTGGCTTAAAAGGTGATACGGCAGGTACTGGTGGTAAACCTGCAACATTAACTACAGGTGCCGTAGTACGTGTACCTTTATTTGTTCAAATCGGTGAAGTAGTGAAAGTGGATACACGCACTGGTGAATATGTATCACGTGCCGGAAAATAACCTGTAATACATTATTTAAAAAACCTCGCTAATACGGGGTTTTTTATTGTCTGTTTTAGCGCTTTTTAAATGTAATGCCATCTAGCGTAAGTGCTGAAATACCTGAGTTATATTCAATAAAACGTATCAACTGGCCATGGCTAGGTCTCAACTTAATTCTAAGCACATCAGTTTCTTTATAAGCCGTTGCCGTTGCGTGAAGGTTTCCCCATGTAACAGTGAAATGCTCTTGCTGATAGTTAATAATGACATTGCCCGCCATCGCGTGATGATATGTTCCGGTATATTGATTAATTGGCTTTGTTAGATCTAAAGGACGATTGTGGTAACTTTGCTCTTTAGTGATAAATTTTTCACGGTACGACTTCGCCATTGTTGATAACGCAGCAATTCGTTGAAGAGATGTTTGTTCAATATCATCTTCTTCTAACAATATGCCATAGATATAGTCAGCAATAACATCCGTAACCTTATCGTTGAACATGCCTTCATTATTCAATATTACAATACCAATGCCTTTATTTGGCATAAAAGATAGGTGTGGGCGAAAGCCATCAAAAGAACCAAAATGATGCATGGTTACCTGTTTTTTGTATTGCCCTTTATACCAACCTAGTCCATAGGTAGTACGTTCAAAATCGCCGCGTTTACTGTTAACGTTTGCTAGAGATTTATGGGAAAGTTTAGTGTTGTTCTTTAGGTTAGGTATTGCTGATGGCGTTAATTGTTGATTAACAAAGCGCGCCATATCTTCAATAGAAGACAACAAGCCACCTGCCGCATGTAGAGTATTATCTTGCTTTTCTAAGTATAAAGCCTTGGTTGGCTCTAGTGAAAAGTAAGAATATGGTTTAGCAATCTGTAATTTTTGTTGCTTGGCTTCACTGCGTAAAGCGGTTGTGTGTGTCATCTTCAAGGGTGTTAATAAATGATGTTTTATTGCCGTTTGCCATGGGATATTAAACGTATTTTCATACCATAAACTCACAATGTTGTAGCCTAAATTTGTATACTGAAATTGGCCTAATGGTTTTTCCGTATTCGAATAAAGTTTGCTTAGCATACTCTTTGTGAGTTGCTTATTATGAATACCAGTGATCGACAAAGCGTTTGTTAAGAAGTTATCTTGAAGACCTGATGTATGTGAGAGTAAATGTTTAATGGTCACTTTATTCGCTTTAATTTCTGAATGAAATTTTATCTCGGGGAACATCTGAGCGAGCGTCGTATCTAGTGAATATTGAGATTTTTCCAATATTTGTAAAATGAATTGAGCAAAAAGCGGTTTGGTAATCGAAGCGATATAAAAAAGAGTTTCGTCGTTTGCTAGTATATTATGCTCGATGTCAGCGTACCCTGTAGTGCGTTGGTATATGATTTTTTCATTATCAATCACGGCGATAGCAATCGCACTATTGATGTTTAATTGTGTCCTAATTTTACTTATCTGGTTATCTATTTTATCCGTTATATTGGTTGCATTTACTGATATTGAGATGCTAAGTGTAAGTATTAAGAAGTAGGTTAGTGGTAATAAATAATAGTGCATATTTTCTCATTATATTGATTGTATTGACTATAAAGATGCGGCAATTCAATATTTGGATGCAGGTGATAGGTCGATTTATTATTCACGCAGGGCTTTGATTGTAACCCCACGTGAACTGTCACTTAACTTCTATGGGTATAGCGGTAATGTGGTTTATCTTCTGGCCAGTCACTTAATGGAAAAGGGTATTTATCGGTATTTAACGTTAAAAATTGATTAATTTGATAAATATAGTTGTTTAAACTTTGACCAAGACTTTTTAAATGATTATTTGCTCTACCGGTTACGAGTAAGAACAAGAACTGGAATATCGCAATCATGGTAATAATAAAACGTACAAAGCCTGCAATAAAACCGAATAACAACATAAATAGGCCACGTAACCATGTGCCTGCGCTTAACCAGTTTTTTTTCTCTACTGAATGAATATCTTTCATAACACCCTCTACAACGTAGCCTTAGTGAAGATTTAACACTAACGCGATTATTGATGCGTTAGTCATTGGATATCAAATATAAAGCAAAATGGTAGCCAACATTTAAAAGCTTTTAATAACAAAGAGATAGTTTTATATGAAAACACTTACTTGGTGTAATTAACCACTCTTAGGTTGTTTTAACGAGTTATAAGTGGTGAAAAAATACATAAAAAACCTGCTAATTGGCAGGTTTTTTATACTTTTTAGTAAACGCAGTGTTACTGTTTATTTTTTAAATAACGATTAAAGTATTGTGTTTTCATCGTTTGTAAATGTAACGTTGTACCTTTACCTTCGCGCAAACTATGGCTGCGATTAGGGTAAGACATAAATTCAAACTGTTTATTATGTTTTACCAA containing:
- a CDS encoding DUF4389 domain-containing protein: MKDIHSVEKKNWLSAGTWLRGLFMLLFGFIAGFVRFIITMIAIFQFLFLLVTGRANNHLKSLGQSLNNYIYQINQFLTLNTDKYPFPLSDWPEDKPHYRYTHRS
- the efp gene encoding elongation factor P, with translation MASFSTNQFKAGLKLMIDGEPCNILENEIVKPGKGQAFNRVKIRKLISGKVLEKTFKSGESVEGADVMDSELGYLYADGEFWHFMNNDTFEQVAADEKAVGDNVKWLSEGDLCTITFWDGNPISVSPPNFVELEITETDPGLKGDTAGTGGKPATLTTGAVVRVPLFVQIGEVVKVDTRTGEYVSRAGK
- the groL gene encoding chaperonin GroEL (60 kDa chaperone family; promotes refolding of misfolded polypeptides especially under stressful conditions; forms two stacked rings of heptamers to form a barrel-shaped 14mer; ends can be capped by GroES; misfolded proteins enter the barrel where they are refolded when GroES binds); translation: MAAKDVLFGNDARAKMLSGVNILADAVKVTLGPKGRNVVLDKSFGGPTITKDGVSVAKEIELEDKFENMGAQMVKEVASKANDEAGDGTTTATVLAQAIVNEGLKSIAAGMNPMDLKRGIDKAVIAAVEELKSLSTPCTDNKAIEQVGTISANSDKTVGEIIATAMERVGAEGVITVEEGQALTDELDVVEGMQFDRGYLSPYFINNQENGTVELENPFILLVDKKVSNIRELLQTLEAVAKAGKPLLIIAEDVEGEALATLVVNNMRGIVKVAAVKAPGFGDRRKAMLQDIATLTAGTVISEEIGMELEKATLEDLGQAKRVVISKDNTTIIDGIGEEADIQARVAQIRGQIEETSSDYDKEKLQERLAKLAGGVAVIKVGAATEVEMKEKKARVEDALHATRAAVEEGVVAGGGVALVRVAEKIKALEGDNEDQNHGINVALRAMESPLRQIVTNCGDEASVVLNEVRNGEGNYGYNAGNGTYGDMLDMGILDPAKVTRSAIQFAASVAGLMLTTEAMITDAPVKDSAPAMPDMGGMGGMGGGMPGMM
- the epmB gene encoding EF-P beta-lysylation protein EpmB is translated as MPQIIPYIHDNLHTSWQKELADVVTDPSVLLKMLDIDPSIYQAHFSARKLFPVRVPKPFITRMVKGDIDDPLLKQVMPISAEFIDTHGFSTDPLAEHDTVAEGLLHKYTHRVLMIVKAGCAINCRYCFRRHFPYADNSPNKQRWQQALDYITAHQEVNEVIFSGGDPLMANDQHLHWLIAQIERIPHVKRLRIHSRLPVVIPQRITPELVDMLANSRLKSTFVFHINHPNEIDESFANAIEPLRQARIPLFNQSVLLKGVNDEVNTLCQLSEQLFDCGIQPYYLHLFDKVQGVAHFNISDQQAQSLVKNMMATLPGFLMPKVVREIAGEANKTPIKLA
- a CDS encoding DUF3016 domain-containing protein, producing the protein MIKVNVIMSTIVSFLLVAPNALAGTSEVTWQNPDKYRDVYAGQEHRAKFKKRVFKEFEQHFAKLAEQLPKEQTLKITVTDVDLAGDVHETMDRIRVIKDIHIPRMKFSYQLVDASDHILQEGLENLKDMSFMMRSSLRYNNTFLHYEKVMLDQWFDNTLAQK
- the bfr gene encoding bacterioferritin, with protein sequence MQSQSNIITTLNAVLTTELTSINQFFLHARMYKNWGFSKLNEHCYKKSIKDMKQADALIERILFLEGLPNLQKLGALSIGEKTEEMLQCDSKFQLTQIEQMKQAIALCEQEKDFVTRELLVEILDYEEEHLDWLETQAYQIQHMGLEKYLQAQL
- a CDS encoding (2Fe-2S)-binding protein, yielding MFVCICNGITDKNIQEVVRNKGAGTMRELKKHLNIGKDCGSCVKAAQQVIDNTIIDESLFQDVG
- a CDS encoding serine hydrolase domain-containing protein encodes the protein MHYYLLPLTYFLILTLSISISVNATNITDKIDNQISKIRTQLNINSAIAIAVIDNEKIIYQRTTGYADIEHNILANDETLFYIASITKPLFAQFILQILEKSQYSLDTTLAQMFPEIKFHSEIKANKVTIKHLLSHTSGLQDNFLTNALSITGIHNKQLTKSMLSKLYSNTEKPLGQFQYTNLGYNIVSLWYENTFNIPWQTAIKHHLLTPLKMTHTTALRSEAKQQKLQIAKPYSYFSLEPTKALYLEKQDNTLHAAGGLLSSIEDMARFVNQQLTPSAIPNLKNNTKLSHKSLANVNSKRGDFERTTYGLGWYKGQYKKQVTMHHFGSFDGFRPHLSFMPNKGIGIVILNNEGMFNDKVTDVIADYIYGILLEEDDIEQTSLQRIAALSTMAKSYREKFITKEQSYHNRPLDLTKPINQYTGTYHHAMAGNVIINYQQEHFTVTWGNLHATATAYKETDVLRIKLRPSHGQLIRFIEYNSGISALTLDGITFKKR
- the bfr gene encoding bacterioferritin, whose protein sequence is MKGNTEIINALNGLLAYELAAMDQYFIHSRMYHDWGFTKLFERIDHEFDDEKGHASLLIERILFLEGTPDMVTRSGLDIGKDVPQMLSNDLDVELAVDKALKDAMALCEEKKDFVTRNMLQTLIDDTESDHAFWLEQQLRLIKTLGLENYLQSQL